One genomic segment of Odocoileus virginianus isolate 20LAN1187 ecotype Illinois chromosome 33, Ovbor_1.2, whole genome shotgun sequence includes these proteins:
- the PRR35 gene encoding proline-rich protein 35: protein MSREASSCRLGPGARARARKPKKPHYIPRPWGKPYNYKCFQCPFTCLEKSHLYNHMKYSLCKDSLSLLLDSPDWACRRTPATPRPPAATPGRPTDPSAPADPGTRPRRARLLDAPTTPDLDLTAADILSLRRRVGGPRLGAEGSSPGTPPPEAGDMQKGAGLGGLLAEAWKPGSGGGRRSAAMVGAGASGPETSVPCYPPPSSGELPEAQSLHLSLLGVNYPLGPSLFSYLGPSLAAAAHVPFLASASPLLPPAAAFPAPQPPESPTLIPRLYYPLLLEHSLGLPAGKTALAKPPVPPRGPPGALVPGLLKVPVPGLGGPWPRSTLRDPRQEEQLGRAAQSDPKRKLALGAQPEPLKAPCSRASVSAQSSLRTGPSAMLWPEDKELSDLETAGPKASLPPQPLGLALGGPGHMGEDLTRVLGDCARAEQRLGQLAPAGGLAPRPLREQLGKIRRELLTIHQALARAVRPPDAPLDLSVKRAPTKAHEVPAGPWAQPELGPTLARGTPEPRGLLAAPPLTSHTTKCEADSSVPPPALPLQAPEDPGIPGSWGAHAGAGGSWPPEAVPGLQSPPGAEV from the exons ATGTCCCGAGAGGCCAGCTCCTGCCGCCTGGGCCCCGGGGCTCGCGCTCGCGCGCGGAAGCCCAAGAAGCCGCACTACATCCCGCGGCCCTGGGGCAAGCCCTACAACTACAAGTGCTTCCAGTGCCCCTTCAcctgcctggagaagtcccaCCTCTACAACCACATGAAGTACAGCCTCTGCAAGGACTCACTGTCCCTCCTGCTGGACTCCCCCGACTGGGCCTGCCGCCGCACCCCGGCCACACCCCGGCCTCCCGCGGCCACCCCGGGCCGCCCCACGGACCCCTCGGCCCCAGCTGACCCCGGCACCCGGCCCCGAAGGGCACGGCTCCTGGACGCCCCCACCACGCCTGACCTGGACCTCACAGCCGCCGACATCCTCTCCTTGCGCCGCCGGGTCGGGGGCCCCCGGCTGGGGGCCGAGGGCTCCTCCCCAGGGACACCACCCCCTGAGGCCGGGGACATGCAGAAGGGTGCGGGCTTGGGGGGCCTCCTGGCTGAGGCATGGAAGCCGGGGTCGGGTGGGGGCCGGAGAAGTGCAGCCATGGTGGGTGCGGGTGCCTCGGGCCCCGAGACCAGCGTCCCCTGCTACCCTCCGCCCAGCTCCGGGGAGCTCCCCGAGGCCCAGAGCCTCCACCTGTCCCTGCTGGGCGTCAACTACCCTCTCGGCCCGAGCCTTTTTTCCTACTTGGGGCCCTCCCTGGCCGCCGCCGCACACGTGCCCTTCCTGGCCTCGGCCAGCCCCCTGTTGCCCCCGGCCGCTGCCTTCCCTGCCCCACAGCCCCCCGAAAGCCCCACCCTGATCCCCCGCCTGTACTACCCCCTGCTACTGGAGCATAGCCTGGGGCTGCCGGCCGGCAAGACCGCCCTCGCCAAGCCCCCCGTGCCCCCGAGAGGGCCCCCGGGGGCCCTGGTCCCTGGGCTGCTGAAGGTGCCGGTGCCGGGGCTGGGTGGGCCCTGGCCCCGCAGCACTCTCAGGGACCCCAGGCAGGAAGAGCAGCTGGGGCGGGCCGCCCAGAGCGACCCCAAGAGAAAGCTGGCCCTGGGGGCCCAGCCAGAACCCCTGAAGGCCCCCTGCAGCCGAGCGAGCGTCAGCGCCCAGAGCAG CCTGCGGACCGGCCCCTCCGCGATGCTCTGGCCCGAGGACAAGGAGCTGAGCGACCTCGAGACAGCTGGCCCCAAGGCCTCCCTGCCCCCGCAGCCACTGGGCCTGGCGCTGGGGGGCCCCGGGCACATGGGCGAGGACCTGACGCGGGTCCTGGGCGACTGTGCCAGGGCGGAGCAGCGCCTGGGCCAGCTGGCGCCTGCCGGGGGCCTGGCCCCGCGGCCCCTGCGGGAGCAGCTGGGGAAGATCCGCCGCGAGCTGCTCACCATCCACCAGGCGCTGGCGCGGGCCGTGCGGCCACCCGACGCACCCCTCGACCTCTCAGTGAAACGGGCGCCCACCAAGGCGCATGAGGTGCCCGCGGGGCCGTGGGCGCAGCCGGAGCTGGGCCCCACACTGGCCCGGGGGACCCCAGAGCCCCGTGGCCTGCTGGCAGCCCCGCCTCTGACCAGCCACACCACCAAGTGTGAGGCTGATTCCAGTGTCCCCCCGCCGGCTCTTCCCCTGCAGGCTCCCGAGGACCCTGGCATTCCCGGCAGCTGGGGTGCCCacgctggggctgggggctcctgGCCCCCTGAGGCTGTCCCAGGCCTGCAGAGCCCGCCGGGTGCCGAGGTCTGA
- the NHLRC4 gene encoding NHL-repeat-containing protein 4, which produces MAGCYLSCSLTLGRAGGPAQRGRGRDSRPTPAPGPPSWASWASPTSAPATAQGPRPALDLPRDPACCRRPRLLGRIPAPTAVAGGPRGLHCSPDGLLFLTAGATPCVHVLDLEGRSVCHLPCHVPGAGAFVPEDVVVTAAGLVVVSDLVHGAVRALQHTARAPQGRWVTVGSFSAPRGLAVDAFGRLSVTDYVPGAVHSFTLGPDLAPLAPASLLGLEGPCWVGLAPDGGLAVSEEFGDVQLFGSARQPLGSLGDLTGHRFGSPAGVCTDAAGGVIVADQRQRQVTLFPQVRAPICLVSEGLRRPLGVACGPQGQLLVADAEDGDIKVYQSHLELA; this is translated from the coding sequence ATGGCGGGGTGTTACTTGTCTTGCAGCCTCACGCTTGGCCGGGCTGGAGGACCGGCTCAGAGAGGCCGAGGCCGTGACAGCCGCCCAACGCCTGCTCCCGGGCCtccttcttgggcttcctgggccTCCCCCACCAGTGCGCCAGCCACGGCCCAGGGACCGCGCCCCGCACTGGACCTTCCCAGAGACCCTGCCTGCTGCCGGCGGCCTCGGCTGCTTGGGCGGATCCCAGCGCCCACCGCGGTTGCCGGGGGACCCCGGGGCCTGCACTGCTCCCCAGATGGTCTGCTTTTCCTGACGGCGGGCGCCACACCCTGCGTCCACGTGCTGGACCTCGAGGGACGCTCCGTCTGCCACCTGCCCTGCCAcgtgccaggggctggggcctTTGTGCCGGAAGATGTGGTGGTGACAGCCGCTGGGCTCGTGGTGGTCAGCGACCTGGTCCACGGGGCTGTCCGTGCGCTCCAGCACACCGCCCGAGCCCCTCAAGGCCGCTGGGTGACGGTGGGCTCCTTCTCCGCCCCCCGGGGGCTAGCTGTAGATGCCTTCGGCCGCCTCTCAGTGACAGACTACGTGCCCGGGGCTGTGCACAGCTTCACACTGGGCCCTGACTTAGCACCACTGGCCCCCGCCTCCCTGCTGGGCCTGGAGGGCCCCTGCTGGGTGGGCCTGGCGCCCGACGGGGGCCTGGCAGTGAGCGAGGAGTTTGGGGATGTGCAGCTGTTCGGCAGTGCCCGCCAGCCCCTGGGCTCCCTGGGGGACCTGACCGGGCACCGCTTTGGCAGCCCAGCAGGTGTGTGCACCGACGCAGCGGGCGGTGTCATTGTGGCGGACCAGCGGCAGCGCCAGGTGACCCTGTTCCCCCAGGTCAGGGCGCCCATCTGCCTGGTTTCCGAGGGGCTGAGGCGACCCCTGGGTGTGGCCTGTGGGCCCCAGGGCCAGCTGCTGGTGGCAGACGCAGAGGACGGCGACATCAAAGTGTACCAGTCCCACCTGGAGTTGGCCTGA
- the PIGQ gene encoding phosphatidylinositol N-acetylglucosaminyltransferase subunit Q gives MVLKAFFPTCCASADSGLLVGRWVPEQSSAVVLAVVHFPFIPVQVKELLAQVQQASRVGVAVLGTWCHRRQELEESLGPFLEGLGALFSHEPWLQLCRERGSKSWSCKATRRQGPAPLAPACEDQVMLIFYDQRKVLLSQLHPPAALPERQAGDATASAGGLAAVFDTVARSEVLFQSDRFDEGPVRLTHWQSEGMEASILVELAKRAAGPVCLLLACLLSLVSTASACRVFRLWPLSFIWSKLSTCEQLRHRLDQLALVVSTHRAEGPAQLMRKANTLVSMLLDMALGLLLLSWLHRKDRFAQLAEALVPVADRVAEELQHLLQWLMGAPAGLKMNRALDQVLGRFFLYHIHLWISYIHLMSPFIEHILWHLGLSACLGLTVALSILSDIISLLTFHIYCFYVYGARLYCLKIHGLSSLWRLFRGKKWNVLRQRVDSCSYDLDQLFIGTLLFTILIFLLPTTALYYLVFTLLRLLVVTVQGLVHLLVDLINSLPLYSLGLRLCRPYRLAAGVKFRVLEHEAGRPLRLLMQINPLPFSHVVRTYRLPSCGCHPKHSWGSLCRKLFFGELIYPWRQRGDKQD, from the exons ATGGTGCTCAAGGCCTTCTTCCCCACGTGCTGCGCCTCGGCGGACAGCGGCCTCCTGGTGGGACGGTGGGTCCCGGAGCAGAGCAGTGCCGTGGTCCTGGCTGTGGTACACTTTCCCTTCATCCCCGTCCAGGTCAAGGAGCTCCTGGCCCAGGTGCAGCAGGCCAGCCGGGTGGGCGTGGCTGTGCTGGGCACCTGGTGCCACCGCCggcaggagctggaggagagcCTGGGCCCCTTCCTGGAGGGCCTGGGCGCCCTCTTCTCCCACGAACCCTGGCTGCAGCTGTGTCGGGAGAGGGGCAGCAAGTCCTGGAGCTGCAAGGCCACCCGCCGGCAGGGGCCCGCCCCCCTCGCCCCCGCCTGTGAGGACCAGGTCATGCTCATCTTCTACGACCAGCGCAAGGTACTGCTGTCGCAGCTACACCCGCCCGCGGCCCTGCCTGAGCGCCAGGCTGGGGACGCCACGGCCAGCGCGGGCGGCCTGGCTGCCGTCTTTGACACAGTGGCACGGAGCGAGGTGCTCTTCCAAAGTGACCGGTTCGATGAGGGCCCCGTGCGGCTGACACACTGGCAGTCGGAGGGCATGGAGGCCAGCATCCTCGTGGAGCTGGCCAAGCGCGCAGCGGGGCCCGTCTGCCTGCTGCTAGCCTGTCTGCTGTCACTGGTCTCCACTGCCAGCGCCTGTCG GGTGTTCCGGCTGTGGCCGCTGTCCTTCATCTGGAGCAAGCTGTCCACCTGCGAGCAGCTCAGGCACCGGCTGGACCAGCTTGCGCTCGTCGTCAGCACCCACAGGGCCGAGGGCCCCGCCCAGCTGATGAG GAAGGCCAACACGCTGGTCTCCATGCTGCTCGACATGGCCCTGGGCCTCCTGCTGCTGTCCTGGCTGCACAGGAAGGACCGCTTCGCGCAGCTGGCCGAGGCGCTCGTCCCCGTGGCTGAC CGTGTGGCCGAGGAGCTCCAGCATCTGCTGCAGTGGTTGATGGGTGCGCCTGCCGGGCTCAAGATGAACCGGGCGTTGGACCAGGTGCTGGGCCGCTTCTTTCTGTACCACATCCACCTCTGGATCA GCTACATCCACCTCATGTCCCCGTTCATCGAGCACATCCTGTGGCACTTGGGTCTCTCAGCCTGCCTGGGCCTGACGGTCGCCCTGTCCATCCTGTCGGACATCATTTCCCTTCTCACCTTCCACATCTACTGCTTCTACGTCTATGGCGCCAG GCTCTACTGCCTGAAGATCCATGGCCTGTCCTCGCTGTGGCGCCTGTTCCGAGGGAAGAAGTGGAATGTTCTGCGCCAGCGCGTGGACTCCTGCTCCTACGACCTGGACCAG CTGTTCATCGGGACCTTGCTCTTCACCATCCTGATCTTTCTGCTGCCCACCACGGCGCTGTACTACCTGGTGTTCACCCTG CTCCGGCTCCTGGTGGTCACCGTGCAGGGCTTGGTCCATCTGCTCGTGGACCTCATCAACTCGCTGCCGCTGTACTCGCTCGGTCTCCGGCTGTGCCGGCCCTACAGGCTTGCGG CCGGTGTGAAGTTCCGGGTCCTGGAGCACGAGGCTGGCCGGCCCCTGCGCCTCCTGATGCAG ATAAACCCCCTGCCCTTCAGCCACGTGGTGCGCACCTACCGCCTCCCCAGCTGTGGCTGCCATCCCAAGCACTCCTGGGGCTCCCTGTGCCGCAAGCTGTTCTTCGGGGAGCTCATCTAcccctggaggcagagaggggacAAGCAGGACTGA